Within Pseudomonas sp. LBUM920, the genomic segment CACGGTTTTCGGGTCTTCCTTTACATACTGGAAGACCAGGCCGTTGAGGCGCTGGTGGAATTCGCGGTAGAAGTCCATTTCCATCAGGCCCAGGAACAGGGCAATGCTGGACGCGACGGTCAGCCACAAACGGAAGAACCCGCGTGCCGCCATCGCCCGTACGCTGAACAAGGCCAGCAGCAGCGGGACCAGCACGTACATCACCAGGCGTATGTCAAAACGCAGCCCGTTGGCGAACGCTTCCAGGAACGTCGAGGCCGGCGTGTCGAGGATCATCTCGCGGTTGTAGACCAGCAGCGCCAGGCGCAGCAGGGAGAACATCACCATCATGACCAATGCGCAGAGCAGCGTGTACGCCAGATGGGATTTGACGGTCGGTTGCAGCAGGCGATTTGAAGCTCGCTGCTGACTCAGGGCGTCCGGGTTTGCCATGTCGTTTCAGGACCCATTGGAAGTTTAAGTTGCGAAAAAATGCAGTGGCGTCCGTCCCTCGCCCAGGCTGGCTGGGGTAGGCGGTTAACGCGGTGGCGCAAATGGTGCCCGATCAATGGCATCAACGCTATTAATTACTGAACGTGCGCCGCGCTTGTACCTTTAACGGCACTCGAGATAGAGCCTTGGCAGCGTGATAAAGCCGGCGAATTGTCTTGGAAAAGATGTGAAAATTTCGTGCAGCGAATACTTTCGACACACAAAACGCTAAATACCCTGGAAACGAATGTGGGAGCGGGCTTGCCCGCGATAGCGATGTGTCAGCCCGCACAACTGTGGCTGATAAACCGTTATCGCGGGCAAGCCCGCTCCCACATTTAGCGTGCCCACTCAGGATTAGAGCGAGCCCAGGCGTCGTCAGATCCGCACGTTACCGCGCGGCCCGGCGATTGCCCAGATGATCAGGCCCAAGACAGGCAGCAACAGGATCAGCAAAATCCACAGCACTTTGGCACCGGTGCTGGCGCCGCTTTTGAACACGTTGATGATCGCCCAGATATCCAGCGCCAGGATGATCAGGCCAATCAAGCCATTAAAGGTGGAACCCATGGTGTCGCTCCTAAGTGAGGGCATGCACTTGTAGGATAGTCAGCCCTGGCAGGGGTTCCGTTTTATTTCAGACGTGGACGGCAACGCGCAGGGCTTCCAAGGACGGCTCGGCCTTGATGCCGACTTCAGCGCACAGTTCCAGCACGCGCGGCAGGTCGTTGCCGTAGACCAGCACCGCCTGAATCTCGTCATCCAGCAACTGACTGAAGTTGAGCAGCACATAGCCACCGTCTTGCGGGCTCAGCGCGCTCATCTGGATCTGGATGCGGTTCAGCGCGGTCAGGTCTTCAGTCTTGGCCAACTGCTTGGGCTTGAGCGTGAACGCCACGCCCGGGCCGAACGACGCGACGATCTGTGCAAACAGGTCGCCGTAGGTGTCGGCTTGAAACAGCACCGTGTCCGGCAGGCTACCGACCACGACCCACTCACCCAGAGGAATAGGGAAAGTGTCGTCGTAGTTGATATCCGGGTTGGCCGCCAGAAAAGCAGCCGGGTTTGCGTAGGCCTGGGCCGCTTCCTCGGCGATGCGTGCCACTTCGTCCTCGCCCATGACGCCGGCGCTGATTTTGCTGATGAGTTCGACGAGGGCGGTGCGCATGGGAAAGTCCTGTGGCGAGCTGGTTTTTGAGGGCGCGTAGCCTACACCAGTTTTTGCAACTGCGCCGCCGTATCCGCCGCGCCCATGGTGTGCGCCGCCGCCAGTGCGGTCGCACCCTGGGCATCGGTGGCTTTGGGGTTGGCACCCTGGCCGAGCAGGTAGTCGAGCATTTCGACACGGTTGAACATCGCGGCCATCATCAACGCCGTGCGGCCGTCCGAGGAGGCGCCGTCCACCGGCGCGCCGCCGTCGATCAGCGCCTTGACCACGGGGAGGTTGCCCTTGAACGCCGCACCGGCCATCGGCAGCTGGTTCTTGTCGTTGGCGATCAGCGGGTCAGCCTTGAATTCCAGCAGCACTTTTACTGCATCGGCGTGACCGTGATAGGCCGCGAGCATGAGCAAGGTGTCGCCATTGTGATTGCGCAAGTTAGGCGGCAAGCCTTTGGCCAGCAGCGCGGCGAGCATGGCGGCATCGCCTTTGCGGGCCACGTCGAAGACCTGCTCGGCAAATTCAGCGGCTTCGTCTTCGGTCATTTGTTTAGGCTGGTCTGACATGTGGGGCTCCTTGTCTGGTTGCTTTATAGGCGCCCAGTGTCGCGATGGAGTTCCCCACTGTCATGGCTTTTTTGCCGAAAGCGGTCATAGGCAGAATCAATAGCGCTGCTTTTAATAGCGAAAATGTCCGCCCTGGATCTGCGCCAACAAGTGGCCGGTGACCGGCACGTAGCAATCCGACCCCGGCAGCCAGGCATACACCGGGTCATTGCCGGCCTTGCCCGGGTCGAAGGCCTCCTCCTTGAGGCGCACTTTCTGATACTTGAAGGTGCCGGTGGTTTCCATCTTCACCTTGATCCGCAGGAACAACGGCACCGCGTAATGCGGCAACTGGCCATGAGCGAATTGCAGCAATTCACGCATGTCCAGCGAGGCCAGGGATTCACTTGGGGTGATGGCGACCATGCCAGCGCGGCCGTTGGTGTTTTCGATCTCGACACCGTAGGCCACCACTTCGGCAATCTGCGGATGTTGCAGCAGCACGTTCTCCACTTCGGTGGTTGACACGTTTTCGCCCTTCCAGCGATAGGTATCGCCCAGGCGATCGACAAATTGCGCATGGCCGAAGCCGATGCTGCGCAACAAGTCGCCGGTATTGAAATAGCGGTCGCCCTTTTCGAACACGTCGGTCAGCACCACTTTGCGGTTCTTTTCCGGGTCGGTGTAGCCGTCGAACGGTGACTTTTCATCGATCCTGGCCAGTAACAACCCCTGCCCGCCTGTTTGCACCTTGCGCATGAAACCGTCGCTGCCGCGCACCGGTTCACCGCTGTCGTTGTTGTAGTCCACCAGTGCCCAATGCTGCAGGCAAAAGCCGATGGTGTTGTCGAAATTCAGTACGTTGGTGAACCCGATGTTGCCGTCACTGGCGGCATACAGTTCGCAGATATGCTCAACGCCATAACGTTGCTTGAACTGCGCCCACACGCCGGGACGCAGGCCATTACCGACCATCTTGGTCACGCGGTTATCGAGATCCTGAGCGCTGGCGGGCTGATCGAGCAGGTAGCGGCACAACTCGCCGACATAGCCCAGGGTGGTTGCGTTGAATTTGCGCGCATCGTCCCAGAACTGGCTGGCGCTGAATTTACGCCGGATGGCAAAGCCCGAAGCCCCGACAATCGCCGAGCCCCAGCACACGCACAGGCCGGTGGCGTGGTACAGCGGCAACGTGCAATAGAGGACGTCATCCGGGCCCATGTCCAGCGCAATGCTGCCGAAGCTGACGGCGGTTTTGGTCCAGCGCCCGTGCTTCATGATGCCGGCCTTGGGCAAGCCGGTGGTGCCGGAGGTGTAGATATAGAAGCAGGGGTCGTTGAAGAACACTTGTCCGGTACTGGCGGGGTTGTCCACCGAGCCGTCGGCACTGGCGGCCATCAGGTCGGTATAGCCTTCCGGCAGCGTGCTTGACTGCTGATCGGCGACAAACCAGGTCCTGTGCGCCGCGATTGTCACGTGCTCACGCACGGTCGTGTAGGCCGCTACCAACTCTGCGCCCACCACGATTGCCACCGGACTCACCAGATTCAGGCTGTGCACCAGCGCCGCCTGGGTTTGCGACGTATTGAGCATTGCACAGATACCACCCAGCTTGGCCACGGCCAGCACGCTCAACAGCAGTTCAGGGCGGTTTTCGATGAATAACGCGACCACATCCCCCTTGCCGATACCCTGCTGGTGCAGGTGATGGGCGATGCGGTTGGCACGCTGGTTGGCTTGAGCGTAGCTGAGCACACTGTCGCCATATAACAGCGCCGCGCCATCTGGATTACGAGAGGTGGCCTGTTCGAATTGCCACCCCAGGCCGCAGGGCTGGCTGGGATCGGTGACGTTCGCGGCGCGCATGCCGCGCACCACGCGTGGCAGGGCCCGAACTATCGCCGGCACCTTACGCAGTAGCTTGCCCCAAGTGATCATGTCGTCGTGCGGATGGCTCATGGCGGAACATCCTTTTTCTTATTCTTCGTATGATCCAGACACCGCATCGGCCCTGTAGGAAGAGGACGGATGCCTTGCAGGAAAATACGCCTGCCATTCTTCGGCTGTACATGTGGGATTTGAAAAGTTTTGTATCCCATGCCGCCCAGCATCAAAAAGGGAATTGCGCGGCGCCGACGCGGTCATTAACTGTACCGAGGGAGCGAAATGCCCGGCCTCGATAGCGCAAAATGCAGGATGCACGATGGCCTTTCATGCAAATTGCACGAAAGTGAAAAATATGAAAAATTTTAAATGCCTGATTTATAACGATTTTTTAGACAACTCAATACTGGCACAATCACTGCACCTATCACTCCATGCTTGCCAACTTGAGCCAACGGAGCTGATAGACATGAGCCTGATCCAAGATAAATTCGCTTCTGTATTCTCCCAATACGACGTCACCACTCAGCCACGCCCAGACGGCGGGATCCTGTTGACCCTGCGCAACAGCGAAGGCAAACAGGTCAAGCGTTCGATTTCGTACCAACAACTGCACACCGCTGACCAGCTGACCTGGGTCATCAGCGCCATTCGCCGTGACCTGGCCGAACAAGCCAGCGAACTGCCACAGATCTCGATGCTGCAAAGCCAGAATCGCTTTGCCCTGCCGACCTACCATTCGGCCTGAGTAATCTGAGCAAAAAAGGCCGCGACGCCGTTGAGCGTCGCGGCCTTTTTTTGTGCCTTCAACAAAGCCCCTGTCGGGCTGCTGCATTCATCGCCTGTACGCGGTTGGTGACTTGCAGCTTGAGGTAGATGTTGCGCAGATGGAATTTAACCGTGGCTTGGGAGGTGGCGCGAATCTGGCTGATTTCCCAGACGGTCTTGCCTTCCGAGGCCCAGCGCAGGATTTCCAGCTCTGTCGGCGTCAGGGGTTTGCCGCACAGGCTCAGGCGTTTTCCAACGGCGCTCGGCACGGCAAGCGCGCGACACGGCTGCTCTGGGCCACTCATCAATCTCTCTCCTGTATCAGTGGATGCCATACCACCTTTCGGATTCCTGCGATTGACAGGTGATATAAACATTGAGT encodes:
- a CDS encoding PLDc N-terminal domain-containing protein → MGSTFNGLIGLIILALDIWAIINVFKSGASTGAKVLWILLILLLPVLGLIIWAIAGPRGNVRI
- a CDS encoding ankyrin repeat domain-containing protein, which produces MSDQPKQMTEDEAAEFAEQVFDVARKGDAAMLAALLAKGLPPNLRNHNGDTLLMLAAYHGHADAVKVLLEFKADPLIANDKNQLPMAGAAFKGNLPVVKALIDGGAPVDGASSDGRTALMMAAMFNRVEMLDYLLGQGANPKATDAQGATALAAAHTMGAADTAAQLQKLV
- a CDS encoding long-chain-acyl-CoA synthetase, yielding MSHPHDDMITWGKLLRKVPAIVRALPRVVRGMRAANVTDPSQPCGLGWQFEQATSRNPDGAALLYGDSVLSYAQANQRANRIAHHLHQQGIGKGDVVALFIENRPELLLSVLAVAKLGGICAMLNTSQTQAALVHSLNLVSPVAIVVGAELVAAYTTVREHVTIAAHRTWFVADQQSSTLPEGYTDLMAASADGSVDNPASTGQVFFNDPCFYIYTSGTTGLPKAGIMKHGRWTKTAVSFGSIALDMGPDDVLYCTLPLYHATGLCVCWGSAIVGASGFAIRRKFSASQFWDDARKFNATTLGYVGELCRYLLDQPASAQDLDNRVTKMVGNGLRPGVWAQFKQRYGVEHICELYAASDGNIGFTNVLNFDNTIGFCLQHWALVDYNNDSGEPVRGSDGFMRKVQTGGQGLLLARIDEKSPFDGYTDPEKNRKVVLTDVFEKGDRYFNTGDLLRSIGFGHAQFVDRLGDTYRWKGENVSTTEVENVLLQHPQIAEVVAYGVEIENTNGRAGMVAITPSESLASLDMRELLQFAHGQLPHYAVPLFLRIKVKMETTGTFKYQKVRLKEEAFDPGKAGNDPVYAWLPGSDCYVPVTGHLLAQIQGGHFRY
- a CDS encoding DUF3509 domain-containing protein is translated as MSLIQDKFASVFSQYDVTTQPRPDGGILLTLRNSEGKQVKRSISYQQLHTADQLTWVISAIRRDLAEQASELPQISMLQSQNRFALPTYHSA
- a CDS encoding response regulator transcription factor; its protein translation is MSGPEQPCRALAVPSAVGKRLSLCGKPLTPTELEILRWASEGKTVWEISQIRATSQATVKFHLRNIYLKLQVTNRVQAMNAAARQGLC